The Podospora pseudoanserina strain CBS 124.78 chromosome 7 map unlocalized CBS124.78p_7, whole genome shotgun sequence region CGGCCAGGACCGCGATTCGGACTAGCATTCTCACTGGTGGACGAGTCTCTTCATACCATGTTCCCAGCACATTTGCGCGGGAGTCTGGCTTCTCCTTTTGAAAGCCCCAGATCTGGAGGACAAGTTGTACCACAGAGCTGCTGCCTGCGAGACAAGCTGGTTAGCCAGAGGGGACCAACAAAAACGTGTTCGAGTTTACCGAGCAGAGTGAGGGGTTGTGGGGTATACAAGTTGCCTACTGGCAACATTTCCTTGGTTTGCTTTCTGTTTGCTCTTCGTAATGTTGGCCCGTTTCGTTTCTTTGCGTATATAAGTTGTAGCAAGCTTCGGGAGTCGCGAGGCACCgtttcttttgttggagTGGACTGTGGAAGGAAAGAGGTGCGGCTAGCAACAAAAAGTGGGAACTGCTGTAGGGAGTCTGTGGTGGTATAGGTTTCGAATACTTGTACAATACAATGGGAATGAGTGCGGAGATTGGGAGAGCAAATGCGGATCCGATGGTTTTGGAAGTTTTTATCTTTAATGAAATTGGTAGTGCTACTTTCTAGAGCGGCTTTGATGTAGTTGCTTGTGAGTCATCTGGCATCTATTGACACGACCATGATTGTTGACCTGAATAACCCTGAAACTTTGGCGGGATGGtgagttggtgatgtggtaTGAATGCTTGATTAAGCCGTTTCGATTTGAAGAAGTTTTGGCAGCCTTCTCCACGGGGCTGTGTAGCCTTGCCTTGCGCCAAGGAATGCCATGCGGCAGGAAGCCCACAATCGGAACTTGCCGTCAAAATTTCCTGGAGCAGAGGCAGAGCTCATAGCGGAGTGTGGGCAGCCCAAGAACCACCGCCGGGGAGTCGCAACCGTGATAGTTGAAGCTCCCGTCCCACACCTCATTCccagcgcagcagcagccattgATTCTACCTGTCGCCAGCGCCACCCTTGATATCACGCCCTCCAACAACCTGCGACGACGAGCGAGCAATAGGTTGTCGAACAACCCCGCGCCGCCAACCATTCTTCCCCACGAAAGACAGACTGAGCGACGACGACAGAGGAAAGAAGAGACAAACCATGTTGTACGAGACAATCGGCATTGTATGTCCCCCCTCGCCGAGCCCTCTTTCAGATGAAACAGAATCAGCAAACCACCCGATTTCTAACAAAAAGCTCCATCTTGTTTTTCCAGGTCCGCTCCGGGCACCTCCCCGAAGTAAAAGAGCTGGTCCTCACGGCCGGCAAGATCATCCTCCAGCAGGGGGGTGTCATCCGCGACATCCGCAACTGGggcaccttctccctcccccaggCCATCTCCCGCGGCCAACAGCGCCACACAAAGGGCCACTACTTCATCATGCGCTACGACTGCGGCATCAAGGCCAACGAGCAGGTCCGCAAGACGCTCGCCCTCGACGTGCGCGTCATCCGGTCCGCCAACGTCAAGCTCGGCAACGGCAAGCTCGAGACGCTGAGCAAGTTTGGCGAGATTCGGTGGGATaagctggagggggaggtgtaaGAGATGCGGTagcggaaaagaaaaagaaaaaaaggaaaagaaaaaaacgaaAAATAGAAACGGGATACCCAGGGATGAACAATGAATGTGAGGAGCTTACAAGGGAAAGGAGGCGATTTCAGAGATAAGAGTTTCTGTATGATATGTATTGTATATAGATTAGCAACGGAAAtatggaagaagaggctaCCATTTCCAAGGATATGACATGACCATGCTGAAGTCTTGCAGGTGAGCATCTATGCATCACCGTTCCTAACAGAGGACGTCCTGAACTTTAAGAGCAGCAGGCAGTTGCAGCATCTCAAACCAGAGGGCGCCAGTATTCGGCTACAAAAGATGACGAGTTGACATTTTGCATACTATTTTCGCAGGACTCGGTCTTGTTGCAGAGGCATCTGCTGTAGTAGACCAGCCTCCAGAATAAGCCTTGTACTCAACAAGTAGCCCATTAAACACGCAGAACGCTTCTTTTAATTTAGTCTATTGTGGTGCTTCATGCTTTCCCCTTTACCAGCCTGCAGATATAACGCCATGACAAATGCTTCAGCCTGTGTACCCATCCCAGAAGCACCACGCCCTATGCAAATCCCTCGTATGCCCGCCCCTCCGGTTCCGCATGAGGAATACGACCCTCCATGGCAAGTCCTGGTACGaaccctccaaacccagTGACAGTATCCGAACAAGCGCCTTCTCTACTCGTCCACGTCCATGTcgtccttggccttgggagCCACAATCCCCTTCTCCCGGCACCAGACCACAAAGTCGTCGATGATGCCTGGCCAAGCTTGCTCCTCGGACCAGAAACCAAGGGACTCATCCTCGAGCGTCTTGTTGACGAACACCAATGTCTGGTTCCACAAGTCCTTGCTCACAGTGCGTGTCCATTTTCCTTCTTCGGCCGCGTCGGGATTTGGTGGCGGAACGTAAAACTTCTCCTGCAGGTACTCTGACCACGACTCCAACCAGTTGACATTGGCAGTCTTCCACTCGTGCCCAATGCCGGCGTCGAAAAGCATCTCCCACATAGCGCAAGCCGTGTCCATGGCCATGGCCTTGTTAGTTTTCCCAACAACAAAGGCATACTGGTACAGCTTCTTGTAATAGGCTGGGTCATGGGAGACCTGCTTCATCCGAGATTGGACATAGCGTTTTTGGGTTGCCAGGTCGGGTTTGACGCTGGCGTCGAGAGTTTCGATGACCTCGCTCCAGCCCTCCACAAAGCCTTCCTTGGTGATTTCTCCAATGGTCGTGGCCTTGACGATTTCACACACCACAAGCAGGCTGTAATCGGCAGGGTTGGCGCCCACAGCCTCGAGGTAGCGCATGGATGAATCTGCCCCCAGGGCCGGGTCCCCGCTATCGTGGTTGTCATTCTTGTCCTCGTCTAGTTTGGATGTCAGAATTGACCTGGGGGGTTCCCTTGCCGAGCATAAACTTACCAGTCTCGAAATCATCAAAGATGGCTTCTAACTGCTTCTTTCGCGCGTCTGCCTCCTGCTGCTTCGCACTCGAAGCTCCATCATGGGCAGAAAAGTATCTAGAGCAGAAGGATTCGAGGTCAGCGGTTCTATTCAAGAGTGCATGTGCGGACTGCGCTGCATAAACAAAACGAACTTGAGTGGCGACCTGTCTTTCGACTTGGACTTTGCCCCCTTGGCCGACAGATCGGgggcggccttcttggtggCAGACTTTGACTTTTTCGGTGCCTTGGGCATGATGATGTCTGGAggcttgatggtggtgttgggtggggCTTCTCTAATGGAGAGCTGTGGTGCAGGTTTTTGATTGGAATTAATAGTAGGGACCGGGAGAGAATGCAGTGATGAGTCGCCGCTGTCAGTCTCGGTCGCTCCCTCACTAGGCGGCGcctttggtggaggttgcCCTGGTCGTTTGTGAAAGCACGAGGCAAACAGGGTGCGGAGCACACTGCGCCCGCTGTTGCCTTCGTGCCTGCGGCTAGTGCCCATTGTGAGGAGGAATCAGGTCCTAGGAATTGGATGGGCAGGTGCAAGAACTTGGTTTTTGCATTCGATGCTTGATTTGCTCAAATGCCCGGATGCTCAGATGCTCAACTGCTCAGAGCGTCTCCAAGATCAGACTGAGGTGGGTTCCACTGGAAACCTTCAATAAGCCAGAGGGCAACGCCCTCATAATGGCTTGAATGCGCCAAAAGTCAAAGTAATGCCGACGGTCAAGCGTCGCAAAGGAGAAGaatgaaaaaagaaacgaGAAGAGAAGTGtccccaaaagaaaaacagcCGGGAAAAAGGAACAGTTGCACAAATGAAAGTGGGATGGCCAGTGTTTTGTCTAGTTGCGAGAGCTTATATGAGACATGGTGTCGCAATGCCGATCTCTTCTTCCAGAACACTTCCACGGCCGGCCACCCCCCCTAAACCCAGCGTTTGGCCGTCTATCTCGTGGAGAGTGGAGGCCGGACGAGCCTCCTTATCCATCGCCAACCCGACGACATGACTATTTTCCCGTCTCCGGGATGGGAGCCGCTTCAAGCAGGGAACCcagtgggggtgggggggggaccGCCATGGCAAGGGCAACCAACTTGGACAGTGCCGGCGCGGTGACAAAGTGCAAGGGGAACAGCAGGAGACTAATACGAATATGCGTAAATGGAAGTGAAACTGACCTGTTCACAGCGGCATTGAGATCGTAGTTGGCATTCTTCAGGTACTGTCGCATTCATCCAGGTGTCAGCGCGCGGGTCATGCGGGAGCAAGGATAGAGGTCCATAGTAGTTGATATCGGCCCGAAAGAAGGGGGTCTTTTCGGCCATACGGTATGACGGGacgagaaagagagagagagagggagggagggatggaagagagagagttaAACCCACCAGCTGCGCATTTTCACGAGACGCATTTGTGGCCTCGACAAATTGCGATGCCAGGCGCCGCTGTGTGGTTGTGGACGGCATGGCTGCTGGCACAGAACCCAAATAATAAAGCCCAGTCCGCGGCTGTAAGACGGTGACTGACTGTCTGTCGGATGTTGCCCTGCACGCTCGACGTCCTCCAAGGTCTTGTCCAACACGAGGGCAGGACAAGAAGCAATCCGCACGGTATCGCACAGGCGGCAGTAGCCCAGGTCTCTTCGCAAACGGGAGGGGTTGGCTGGGAAtggctggatggatggatggcacGGCGGCGTCCGTTATCGTTACTGGGGCGGATAGAGCAGTGGGAAGTCAAAAAACAAGCCCTAGATGTCGACTGCCGAGGCGATCAAGTCGTGTCTTTTTTCGTTCGGTGCAGGCAGAAGAGGGGAAGACTGGTGGTCGGATTCGGTCGCCAAGcgaaagggggggatgtcGAAAAGGGCCTAAACGCCTGTTCGGGTCTGAGATCCGAATCGCGGGGTAGTAGACAGCGACAGAGAGGTGTATTCGCTTGTGGCGGACAGGGCAGTACGGAGGTGTCGAAGCAACAGTTGGGGAGGGGCACTGCTATATAAACCTACAGAGGTGGCTCACACGGCCAGAAAGAaatggatgggatggatggatggatggatgggtgttGAGCTTTCAAAAAGCGTCAGACCGGAATGCGGCGCCTTGGGCTGGCAAGGCTGAAAAATGGACGTCATGGCGGGGACCCCTTCAGGTTCCGTCCCGTCCCTTGAGCTCGGGGTGTGGATCTGAGGTAAGGCATCGACCATCGCTAAGCAGCTATCGCTATCGCCGCCGTATGGCGGGCATCTTGGCGTCCGTCCGGGGGGGCTGTTTCTGGTAGGCCCATTCACCGCATCTCGGGCAGACCACTAGCGCAGCTGTCACGGTGCCCGGCGTGGAGCTGCCGATGCATTTTACTGTGACATTTACGGCCTTGGTAGCATAGTCTCGGCCGATATATTTCATCTTTTTTGCCGTGAGCATTATTAAGAACGAAACATCTACCTGGTTCTGGTCAATCTCGTCTGTTTCAGTGCAAGTGTGAGAATGATTTGATAAGTAAAGGGGTATCGCAACACTGGGCGGCGTCCCtgccaaacaacaaaaaaaaccaaaaaaagcaaaacagaGGTATTCATATATACAGCCTTCCGTTCATCCCAAGTCGACATAAAATGAACTCCGCCCATGAATGATGTGAACAGCGCCAGAAACGACGAAAGCAAAACCGCCGCTTCAGCCAACACTGCACCTAGTCTATACTTTCATGCCCAATCCTCGCTGGCTTTCATGCTCTCAGTCTCAAGTGTTGATCCTGCTGCCCGTCACAGAACTCCTCCAATCGTTGTAGCTTGGCGTGTTGTGCCTGCGTCTTCCGTACCCTTATCACGGTTGGCCTGGGACAGCCAAGTAAATCCAATCGAGCCAATCGTGTTGTGGCCGCTTTCCCTCCGAGCATCGCTGTCCGATACAACATTCAGATCTGGTGGTATCTGAAGCGTCTTCGGACTCACTAGCCTCTCGCCGCGCCTTTCACCACGCATCGTCCGAATCCGCTGGAGCGAGCGCATGTCTCGGCAAGCCCTCTAATCGCCGAGTGGCATGCCCTCAAGTTCATCAATAAGCCGGCGCCAGTTGTCTGCCAGCATCTCCGAGTACTTGACGCGCTCTTGAGCCCAATCTTGGTTCCACCGCGAGACGTTGTACTGGGTTTGCTGGAAAAAGAGCAACTCGTCGCGGATGCATTCCTTCACAAAAACGGACCGATTGTGCTGGTTGACGATCGACTCCTTGTCCTAGAGTGGCCCTTTGGTTAGTTCCCAAGTTCTGGGTCTTCCACTGCAAGCGAACCTCGAACGAaccttgatgatggcttccaccaccttttccatctcGCCCGGCTTGACCATCCCTTCTGGCTTGGTGCGCAGCGCAGCAAGCCGTGTCTCGTTTGTGGCAATGCGGCGCTCCAGCTGAGGGATATTGTCCTTGTCGAGTCTTTCCCTACGATCAAAAAGATCTCGCAAACTGACCAGCGCGTCTCTCTGGCGCTTGAGGTCCTCCAACACACCTTCGTCCCATGCACGAGCTTCGTCCTCCAGCAAACCCTGGGCCGTGCGCAGATGACGACTCATTGCTTGGAGGCCGTCATTCAGCAGGGGAATTTCGTTGATGTCGGTGGCATATGTGTCGGCACTGGCCTCGGTCAAGGACGTGAGGGTCAGCGCAACCCGGGCATGGTCAGCGGCGACGCCCTCAGAGCGCTTGACAAGCCGGTCCATGATGTTGCAAACTGTAATGTATAATTCAGCGCTCCGCTTTACGCCAGCACGAGTGCGACTAAAGAGTTCCTCCAGCGTCTGTGGGAGAGAATCTTCGAGCCCTGAAGGCAAAGCGCGGCCGGCAAACTCATCCTGTATGGAGATCGTAGCTTGCTTCCGCCAAACCGACAGTTCCTGGTGCTCCTTGAGTCAGCTTCGACATCAGTCACAAAGAAAGCCGGGATGCTCCTCACGGTGGGGACGGTTAAGAACATGATGACCATCTGCTCCTGGCTCAGGACTGAATGCCGAACAAGCGCGTTGAGGAACCTAGCCAGACCGCGGCGTCTCTTCTCAATAAAGGCCCCGTCGTTGGACAGATGGTTTCCGTTGACTACATCCTATTAGCATCCTTCGCTGTCGCAATCACAAAATGATCACGGTGTTCGCACCTGCAACCCGCTTCGGAGGTAAAAGCGGCAGCACTCGGAAGGGATATCGCTTGTGCAGACAGTCCAACAGCCACACAAAATCGCTATACCGTCGAATCACCTTGCTGGTTCGTCTTGTGCTGGATACCTCGTagttgtggtgttgaaacAGAAACATGCCTTCCTTCTCGGGCATCAAGGTAACCAGTATGTTTTCTTCCACAGCTGAGCCTGCTCGCCCGCCTCCAATGGTCCTGCTAGGAGTCGGGCCCACGGGCTGAACAATCGCAGGCTCACGCGCCCCTTCGTTGACGGCAAAGGGAACAGTGGGAATGGCACCCTGACTGTTGAAACCACCGGCCGATGACGGGTTCCCATCAAAAAATCCCCAGGTGCCTGCCGACTCTCCTACTGGTCCCGAAGCGGACGGAGGTGCACTGGTGGTGAAGGTAGACGTTGTGCGGCCCGGCATCGTAGCCTGTGGGCTCGTGCTGAACAAGCCGCTCCCGTTCTCAACGGGTGCCGTACCGGGGACATCGCTGCCGTTGGATCGCGGGGGTTCGGGGCCGTGGTTATGGTTCTTGTGCACGTCGGGCGTGTTCCACGGATCTTCTGGGTAGTCCATGGACGCCTTCCTAATGGTGCGATGTTGGCGGGGCGAAGGAAGCGGCTTGTGGGCCAacgcaggaggaggtggtgacacTGGTCGCTGAGGCGGTTTGGCACCCAGTTCGGCAAGATGGGGCAGGGCTGGTGTGGTGTCGACGAGGCCGTGGAGCTTGGGCTGGGGTAGACCTGGGGAGTTGACGCAACAAGGTTAGCTTGGATAAGCGCAAGGATGCAGCGGGAGTGAAATCAATCGAGGTGGTTGACAGCTCGTGGGATGCTGGCGATAAGATAAGGTGATGCAACAGGCGAAGAGACACTGTAGTGGAAAGCCGAAAGACAACAATGATGCGGAGAGGCGGGGCAACCCATCACTCACTTCGGCGGCGCTCATCCACACCATCCAGGCTAACCGTCTCGCCTTCCTGGGCCAGACCAATCAAGGCCAGCAGAACATTGAACTCGCCCCGTTCCAGCGAGATGCcctcgctgccgccgccgggagGAACCACAATCCCCATTATGCGTGCCTGGGCATCTGCACCTAGCTTAGCAGCCGCTAATGTTCTCGCGACGCCACCAGACGTGATGCGGCCTCCGCTGCCATCCTCGCGGGACACAGCGTCGAACACCTCGACGTAGCTGTCGGGCACATCCGACGAAGCCAGCAGGTTGCGGATCAGATCGGCACGAGTGTGGTGCTTGCGGGGCGTCGGCAGGTCCCACGGCGACGAGTCCGACCCAGCATCATCGTCTGCGAAGAGAGCCGTTGATGTTGATTTAGTCATGGGCGACTCGTCCTCAAAGAGCGATGATTTGCTGTTTGCGACATGGCTGGGCCCGGTGCCTGACGAGGCAGCTTCTGGCAGAGAGCTTCCAAAAAGAGACATGGCAACAAGGACAATGgggtagataggtaggtatcagATTGAAAAGCAGGTTGAAGAGAAGGCAAGACTATGTGCGATGT contains the following coding sequences:
- a CDS encoding uncharacterized protein (EggNog:ENOG503P6JY; COG:J), which codes for MLYETIGIVRSGHLPEVKELVLTAGKIILQQGGVIRDIRNWGTFSLPQAISRGQQRHTKGHYFIMRYDCGIKANEQVRKTLALDVRVIRSANVKLGNGKLETLSKFGEIRWDKLEGEV
- the DCN1 gene encoding Scaffold-type E3 ligase (COG:S; EggNog:ENOG503P262); translation: MGTSRRHEGNSGRSVLRTLFASCFHKRPGQPPPKAPPSEGATETDSGDSSLHSLPVPTINSNQKPAPQLSIREAPPNTTIKPPDIIMPKAPKKSKSATKKAAPDLSAKGAKSKSKDRSPLKTADLESFCSRYFSAHDGASSAKQQEADARKKQLEAIFDDFETDEDKNDNHDSGDPALGADSSMRYLEAVGANPADYSLLVVCEIVKATTIGEITKEGFVEGWSEVIETLDASVKPDLATQKRYVQSRMKQVSHDPAYYKKLYQYAFVVGKTNKAMAMDTACAMWEMLFDAGIGHEWKTANVNWLESWSEYLQEKFYVPPPNPDAAEEGKWTRTVSKDLWNQTLVFVNKTLEDESLGFWSEEQAWPGIIDDFVVWCREKGIVAPKAKDDMDVDE
- the MVP1 gene encoding Sorting nexin mvp1 (EggNog:ENOG503NWJE; COG:U), encoding MSLFGSSLPEAASSGTGPSHVANSKSSLFEDESPMTKSTSTALFADDDAGSDSSPWDLPTPRKHHTRADLIRNLLASSDVPDSYVEVFDAVSREDGSGGRITSGGVARTLAAAKLGADAQARIMGIVVPPGGGSEGISLERGEFNVLLALIGLAQEGETVSLDGVDERRRSLPQPKLHGLVDTTPALPHLAELGAKPPQRPVSPPPPALAHKPLPSPRQHRTIRKASMDYPEDPWNTPDVHKNHNHGPEPPRSNGSDVPGTAPVENGSGLFSTSPQATMPGRTTSTFTTSAPPSASGPVGESAGTWGFFDGNPSSAGGFNSQGAIPTVPFAVNEGAREPAIVQPVGPTPSRTIGGGRAGSAVEENILVTLMPEKEGMFLFQHHNYEVSSTRRTSKVIRRYSDFVWLLDCLHKRYPFRVLPLLPPKRVAVNGNHLSNDGAFIEKRRRGLARFLNALVRHSVLSQEQMVIMFLTVPTELSVWRKQATISIQDEFAGRALPSGLEDSLPQTLEELFSRTRAGVKRSAELYITVCNIMDRLVKRSEGVAADHARVALTLTSLTEASADTYATDINEIPLLNDGLQAMSRHLRTAQGLLEDEARAWDEGVLEDLKRQRDALVSLRDLFDRRERLDKDNIPQLERRIATNETRLAALRTKPEGMVKPGEMEKVVEAIIKDKESIVNQHNRSVFVKECIRDELLFFQQTQYNVSRWNQDWAQERVKYSEMLADNWRRLIDELEGMPLGD